ATTCTAAtgctatatataatatttttgatttattccaCAATGCAGCAAGAAGCCTACATCGTAAATGCATATTTCTCTTTATTTGCCACAACCACAACACAAACAATTTAGACAAACTAACAGCAAGTCGAATccttgaaaaaaagatattttcaagGAGACAGTTTCACAGGACGTCAAACTTCACAATTGGCCAGGTTTGTAAAGCAAGGTCCGGTAACTGGACGACAGATCCACGGGGAACTTAAGAATTTCTCTGGGGTTTTGTAcacaaataataaattttttttacttCTTAGATTAGCCACGACATTATGctataattgattattatcatatatatttattatcacATTCAGCTCAAAATATCGCCCACAACGGCTGCATATGTGCCGCAATTGGAAAActgtattttttcttcgaGTTCCCAGTCTCCTAGTTCGACGATTCATCCTCCTAAGTGTGCCGGTGTGTCACCACGTTGTGGACCagtgaatatatttgaacctgaaataaaaacaacgcAAGTCTTTAATATTTCAACGAAGGATAAAGTCGAGTATAGATTCTAGCGGACCTTACTTTTTACTTCTGTCAATTGAAATTTGGCAATTTGAAAGGCTTTAGAATACATTGTTATATTCTGAGATGTATGCTTTAAttcgttttgtttttaagAAGATTTTGGCTGAAAAGGTTgtgaaattaatgtcataattTGCCACAGAGAGTCTTTAAGtcgaaatttttctttttttaatgtcAGATTTCTTGTGCAGAATGTGCATAAATGgttaaatttctatttcaaccAGACAACACCGAATCAATGAGTGCAATAATCTAGCGAATTGTACCTGCAATCTGTATTTCTAGACTGAGTGAATGTTGCTATTGTTCACAGACAAATCACAAGACAAGACAACTatatattcatgtaaattaaGTCATATGTTTTTGGTTTAGTTTTCGAgttttgaaatcaattgaatcaaatcaaattcatcaaaacagTTTTAAAACTTCGAACtagtttctaaaaaaaatccgCATAATTTTACATATCTTATTAGACGCCGATTATTCAAGATGATTTAAGAATTATTTAGAGTAGATTTGTCTCTAGCTGAATGATTCTCTTCGAAAAAAGGCCAAAAGACAATGAGATATAAAAGAAGCTGtttgaatgtatatatgtagAAGCTACTGACACAAATCACGGACACAATATCGAAATCCACTTTTTTGTGGATGAAGTTTACCGACGCTCCATCGCGTATCAATATGTATTACTCATAGAAAGAAGTTCTACACTAATTCATCATGATAATTATAGAAACACCTTAATTGATCGTAGTCGATCAATCTTAAGAacaacagatgaatttcttACTATACGCCCTCTGCAGTTCTTCCCAACATATTGTTAATGTAGTCTATTTATTCATCTGCTATTCTCAATCAGCCAATTCAGAAACATCTTCATACAATTACAATGAtcagacaattattttattcaaacacattTACCTCCtgcgaaaatgaaaaatagataatCCCCTCATACGACTGAGCACGGAAGTATATTACATCTTTTTTTCGTGCTCcgattaaaagaaaaatcaacCGAAATATTGAATAGTCGAAGTACGATTGGccaagatgaaaaaagaactcaGGCTATACCCTATTTTCTCTGGCTTGATGGATGACAagggatttaaaaaaatcaagtAAATGGTCAGCAAGTGAAAAGGGTTCATGCGTGGCTGCTCTACTTACTGTTTTGTGGATGTTTTATGTGATTTAGGTGTCGCTTGGGATGAAGTTGAAATTCTTCGGATTCGAGATCAAGAGATTCTTCGggggaaaatgaaataaaaaacaacatCAAAATTCGCACGAtaaacaaaattcaaaaaaaaatctaactgAAAACATCGATGGGCTGtaatagaaatatgaaaatgaattacgttttttatttcaaaagcGCCCTAGACATCGGGCATTCGTTTTGGAAACTAGAAAAATCAAGCAAATTGAAATGATCGTCTATCACCTAAGGGACGGATGGAGCGATAAGAAATTTACACGATTTCATGGTGGAAAACGGAGACAGTAAAGACAGACACAAGATTCCAAGGGAGCAACGATAGATACCATATCATCTTTAAAACTGAGGGAAAAGTGAAGTAATTTCAAACCCAATCCCAATTAACAGTTAGTtttcgaatatatatatatatataagtaaaGATGATTGCAAAAGGCATATCAATATCACGATCCCTTGgaaatagatattttattGAACTGCAAGGAAAACGGGGAAGCTGAAAGTTGAAATCTCCAGCAATATTAAAAGTTAAGATTGTCATATAGGTTCAATGTGCTATATTTAAAGTGCAGTAGAATGGTTAAGTGCGTATGATACTTGAAAGCATGCTTCATTTGTGCAAAGGACAATAAATCACGACGACAgagttttagaattaaaaaaaaacacattttctCCTTCATTCTTCACCGGTGGTTACCTCGTAGAGAGAAATAGTTATCCTGACCGCGTCCGTTTTCAGTTAGGCTTAGCAGAAGAGACAGATATCAGTAGATTTTTAAAGCGGACAGTCAACAAGTAACGGGTCTGCATTCACGCCATCGCATGCTAGGTTTGGGCGTTCCAATGTGTCTGAAGCATATTAGCCGGTTTACAAAATGCATTTTCGCTTCTCTCATACTGaagatcaaatatatttttgcttcCCTCATGTGCGTACTGTCAAATACTGTCAAAATCAGCTCCAAAATGTTTAGAGTTTTCACGCTATTGTACATACATACAGTATGAGAGACATTCGAAAAATTTGAAGGCCAGGTATTCTAAGTAACAAACTTTGATGGGATGAAGGTGTTTACGAAGCAATATTAAGATTCCTTGCAGTTTTGATATTCATAAACATAGACTAGGACGCTGACCTACTATACATACATTTACATATAAAAGACTTGCACTGATTCACATGCGAAAAGTATTCAGTTTAGAACTGAATTCAAACTTCATGAACCAGTACAAGTACGAGTAATCGATCAATGTAGCAAAGGAGGGGAGGGTTAACATTAATTGATATGACCTTTCGTTAGTAAATTGGCCAGAAAATGTTAGTTGCAAAAACTTGCATCATTCACACACGTCGgcgaaaatgttaaaaaagatatttgaaaacaaacagcTGAAAAGGAATTTTGTCATTCACATCTTTATGCGTGGTTCGAGCAATGGAATTTTGTATTACCTTCTTTGGTTTGGCATTGCGCGCCGATCCAGCCCTCTTTACACTTACAGGCGCCCGTAACGGAATCACAGCCAGAACTGTTCTCGCAGTCGCAAGTGAATGTACAATTAGGGCCGTACCTCGCTCTCGGGCAATCTACAGAATATACAACAAGTCTTCATTCATTATTACCTTCAAATCGGCGTGGACACTGGATCAAATATTGCACGAGATCACAGATACGAACCTTTGAGACATTTATTACCCATTTTACCAGACGGGCAATCGCAGTCACCTGTGATAGGATTGCAAACGGCCACATTTCCTTCACATTTACATTTCTTCTTGCATTTTGGACCCCATTTACCATCTTTGCAGACTATAAACGACACGGGAATAGTGAAACGAACGGTAATTTACGTATGAAGTCTACGTtgaaaaatactaaattataTTTCGATTGATAACACACTCtatccgtgttgtgacgataatgTAGAAAGAgtcccacaataataacgaaagAAGTTTACAATGTTTCCtggagctagtagtttattcaacgtttccactgtattctaatagtcatcttcaggaatactcaGTAATACAGGAATACAGtactcctgaagatgactattaggatatagtcgaaacgtcgaataaactacttgCTCCGGTAACATTTCTGTCtgtttttcgttattattgtgggattctctctacactAAATTCTactaatttttcaatattttactgACCTTTTTCACATCTATTCCCACGATATCCATCTTTGCATATGCATTGTCCAGTTTCCGAGTCGCATACCGCGCCGTTTACGCAATCACAGCGTTTGCTACAAGACTCTCCGTACAATCCAGGCGGACAACcttaaagtgtgattgaaaatGCTTGAATTTAACGATTAACTGAATTTCCATTGCACTGGACGTTTTGGGAAGTGTTTTCTTTTATAACTTACTGAATTCACACTGTTGCCCGTAAAATCCTGGTTTACAATTACAACAGCCAGAGAATCTACCGCAAGATGCGCCGTTCTGGCACTGGCAGTTCTGGGTGCAGTTGGGACCGAACAATCCATCTGGGCAGGGTTCTGTACACGCAGGACCCATCCAACCTATACCACAAGTGCACATGCCAGTCTCGGGATCGCAAAAACCGCTGTTCTTACATTGGCAAATACCGCTACAATCTGGTCCAAATGTGTTATCGGGGCaagctgaaaatatcaaaattgatatAGGGAACAATAGTAAGTAAAATCCATAGGTGAACAACCTAATTTACTTAGCAACTTAGCTTTACCTCGATCGCAATTCTTTCCATAGTATCCCGACTGGCAGCCACACTGTCCTGTTACATGGTCACACGTGGCATCGTTCTCACACTTGCATTTCTTAGAGCACAAATGGCCGTAACTACCTTTCGGGCACTTGTGCTTGCACGTCGGCCCGACGAAGCCCACTGGGCAGACGCACTGACCGGTGACAATATCACACGACGCTCCGTTTTGGCATTTGCATTTCGACAGACAATCCGGTCCGTACATATTCACTTTACAACCTGGAAGAAGTATTCGTATATAGATAACGAATTCGTGAATAGATAATGTGTGATACTTCGGGCAGATCTTCAGGAtccagggcccggttccacagttgtgagttagagttaactacGAGttaaaaaatcagttcattttcgatgttttaactctagagtcagatttaactcagaactgtggaactggatccagtttaacagtcgtgagttagagttaactcttgggttaaaaatcagttcatcttcaatgaactaactccgagtcaaatcttaactcacaactgtggaattgggtccaGTAATTTACCTCTGTTACAATGTTTGCCTCTATGACCAGATCTACAGATGCAGTCGCCACTGATCGGGTCGCACATGTAGTTACGCCCGCACTTGCACTCATTACGACAATTCGGACCCCATTTATCTTTAGAGCAACCTGCAATAAACGCACGCAATCAGTATCAATGTCTTCAGATCTTAAGATAAGAAGAAAATGTTCGCATCTTACGTCTATCGCACGCGAGGCCGGTGAAACCAGCTGGACAATCACACTCTCCGCTGATATGATCACACGGTTCGCCTTGCGGGCAGCGACATTTCTGTTTACAATTCAGACCATAATAACCCGGTAAACAAGCTGCAAATcgaaaataaacaacacatGATAGTCGTACGCAGGAACTAGAAAACAGCCATCCAACGATTTATACCTTTTTCGCAGAAGTGTCCTCTCCATCCAGCGCGGCAATGACAGTTACCAGTTTCAGAGTGACACTTCGCTTTATTCTGGCACATACATTTCTCCTGACAATCCTGACCATAGTAACCTTTCTTACATTCTACAATAACACGAATTAAAATGACTAACCTAACGCACGTGAACATGGGGTTTATGAAAGTTTACAAGTTTTTATGCAACATATCATAAGACAAGAGACAATTAGGACGTACTAGCATTGCATTTTTCTCCACCAAAGCCAGGGCGGCAGTGACACTGTCCAGTGAATCGATTGCAGGAGAGACCATTTACACATTCACATCGTTCAGTACAATTAGATCCATATCTCCCTTCACTGCAAGCTAGAATTTCGAAAATTTCGAAATCATTATGAGTCTTGTTTTCATTCGACGTACCAACCAAAAGGTCGTATAACTTACATAATTCACAAGCCATTCCTGTCCAACCGGCCGGGCAATTACACTCTCCTGATACAGGATGACAAACACCACTATTTACACAGATACAAGGTCTTGCGCAACCCTGTCCATGATAACCACTTGGGCAAGCTATGGAAATAAACCAGATTTAACTTTGGGTTCAAACCGTCAAATTTTAGAAGATGATTGCAGAGATCTAAGCTGCGCGCCTACCTTGTTCGCATTGTAATCCCCTCCAACCAGGTTTACATACGCACTGTCCTGTAATCGGGTCGCATGCCGCGCCGTTTTTGCACTTGCATTTATGTCTACAATCTCGACCCCATGTACTGGCCGGGCATCGTCGAAGacatcctgaaaatttaatcCTTCAACAGTAATTTGGATACGTTCATAGGAGCTTATATCGTCATCATGCGAGCGTTTGAATCTTCATCTTGTAATCGATGTTCGaattgatataatttataCCTGTTCCAATCCAACCTGCCGCACAACTACACTGTCCGTCAACCGGACTACATCGGGCCCCGTTCTCGCAATTACAAACGTCTTTGCAATCGATGCCGAAAAATCCATCGGGACAAGGCTTTTCACAGTGAGTATCTCGCCAGCCGGGTCCACATCGACAAGCCCCGCTGATGTGGTCGCAATGGGCCCCATTCGCGCATTTACAAATACGCTTACAACCGGGTCCATATGTGCCGTTGTCGCATTCTGGTCAAAGCATAACGAGActtattatgaaataatgaattcaaacatCTTAGGGATGCATCTGGATGAATTGGGTCCCAAACTTACTTTCGTTGCAGCCAAGTCCGTGCCAGCCAGGAGCGCATATGCAATCTCCAGTTTGCGGGTCGCATTCAGCGCTATTTGAACAGTTACATCGCTGTTTACAATTGCGTCCGAAAGTTCCAGCCGGACAAGCTAAAATTTTACAAAACTTGTTATAAAATCGCGATATATGAAAATCTCATAATATACTGTCTTCAATCAGCGCTTTCATTCTTATATATAGTTTTAGGCATAGGTTTTATTTAAGTTTTAAGTCTCCGtctaaattttttcaatttcaaaattagtttcaggaaaaattaaaatcttcggttaaaacactttatattcattcatatcattgttaaatgattggAATCATGATGTTTTTCGTTTTCGTTAAACCTCAAAAGAATTAGTCGATGAAAAGAGAtggaaattctaaaaaaagattATGCTAAAAGAAGTTTCTTTTGATTTGAGgtaaaatgatttcaattatTGGTTTAATCAACTTTTGCGACGATACAATCAAAAGATGAATCATTAAACGAAAGCCATGCAAAGTTTTGCCCAGTTAGGAAGagagtatgaaataagagAAAATAGTAAAGCTATTTCTAcgaagttttatctaaaagagACATTTACGTTTATAACAAATAATCGCATTTATCAAATCACAGTTACATTTAGCATTCACAAAAATACAAGAATCTGACGCCACAACTACGTAACATGAAGCGCAGGTTTTTCCTTTTAAAACTTATtgaatgtaaaaaaaatctttttaagatttcttttcaaatcttCAAACTTTATTCATACGAgatattttagataaagatTGAATTAAAACCGAGAAAAACCaagaaattaatgagataaattgaataaaattaaatcaaaaatatcgtTTTCTTAATCGATTTCACTGAGTTTGGTGAGATTCGTTAGCAAACTATCAGAATACGCAGTTTAAACACATTTTTAAacgattttagaaatataattcCTATCAGATATTGAGCATTTCCACAGTTTTTTCAAGCATGTATCTCAACATTATATACATGACGTGTATAATAGACGGACAGTATACATTGTAACAATATCAACTGCTCTGGTCTCTAACAGTTCCGTACCTCCCGGCCCTGGCCGTGCTTCATTACATGAAAATTTCAGAGAACATACAATGAAAAATCGTCTTACCATCACCTCGGACATATATACAGAGCTTAGATTCTTGTTTCCATGGAAATCATGATACCAAGAAACACAtgaatatacaattttcaaacgaaatagaatttgaaaagtATATTTAGCTACAAGGCGAAaatgtatatgatataaatatttttgaattaacTTGAGACATCACGACATCGAGATTTCGCCAAAAAGGAATCGTCCAAAGTGAGGGGTCCACCCACCAATATCATTGTCAGTTAGCGGTGCCGCGGTTAAACCTGGTGTTTGTTCAGATTGTTGATGCATACCCCTATCGCATAGCTGACCAGTCCAACCGTTCGTGCAATTACATTTCCCCGACACCGGGTCGCACGTTCCTCCATTCTCGCAAAGACACCTCAACAAACACTGTGATCCATAGCGTCCCGGTGGACAACCTGAATTTGACGGAAAGCGTTGTTTTCAACGTAAAACTATCCCATACATTTCGAGGAATTATGATGTGACGCTGATGGAATTTCGTTGTTCCGACTCACCTTCTGAACAATGTTGTCCAAACCATCCCGGTTTGCAGACACATTCTCCGGTCTCGGGATTACACGTGGCACCGTTTTCACAACTACATTCATTCGCGCAGTTGATTCCCCATTTACCGGCAGCGCATTCTGCAAAACAAACCTCAAATCTGAATAGGTAATAAATGACATTTGATATCATCGAAAACCTGAATTCATCGTCCACTGATAATCAGTGATAGAAAAGAAGCTCTTCGTTTCAACAGGAAAatgcaattttcaatttaagatTATCTAGATTTCATTGAtcgaaacaaattcaaaagataCAAGGAACAAGTAATTAGACTATCAAATACGGTTAAGTTAATTTTACAATTAGCAATACAGTATACATAATGCGTGTACAGAAATCGCGCGGAGTCCTGTATACGCAAGTTCATGAGGCTGCGTTCATGTGTAAAAGCAGAATTCGTAAGCAAACAGGGATCGATGAGAAAAAAGCAATCAAAATCTTCTAAAaatagatagagagatagagaaaAAATGGGATGGGTTGGGCACATTCAATGTGGATGGAATAAAGAACTATAGCGAAAATTACCTGCGCTTTCATCCGGGTCATCGACCGTCTGAAATGTACCTCTACACAACTACGTCATGAAATCGTCTACGATTTCACGCTAAACAATTATAAATCTGGTGGTAGTTTGTCACAGTTTGGTCAGTCACACGGTGACGGTAtaggtatataaatatatatagacatatatatatatatatatagatacgGTTAGTTTGGATGTTGTTTGATATAATATGCAGTAGGAGTGAAAACTCTACGACCTACAGCGTTATATATACAGAATCTGAGACCACATGAAATCGTTCGATTCTCATAATTTCGgcaatgaattttttcttCGGAAATGTCCGCAGCATATTTCATTCGCTATGCATATAGGTTTACATTCGTTCGTTCGAAGTGAAAATCAACGACAGTTCAAGATCCATCGGTAAAAACGTTTGTTGGCAATATGATTACGAACTATATAGTTCAGACGATTCTGTTTCGGTCTCATTCTACAGAAGTTTTCTCCTTTCGACGGAGCGCTTCCGTATAATATCTTATGAGAATGAAAGCAAATTCAGTGCGGTCTTATCTACATaccaatattcatataacgTTCCTCTTCTTATATTTTTGTgaaatcaatatatatatacagagagAAACTGAATTTAAATCTGATCTAATCATGTCAGATTACATCAGTATCAATTATCAAACCAATTTTGTTATGAATTGGtttattcatgtaaatagaatGCATTTCATTCCACAAGCAGATTTAggtatttttgtaaatttactTCTTGTCATGTACGTAGCATGTTAGTATTCTACAAAAAGCCATATAATGGAATATAGAATACGGAACGTGAATATAACGTCtagaaatgtttgttttttccaTTATAAGTCTTTATTGTTTTGAGGAGACCATGATTAGTACTGCATGAAGCATATTTTCTGATAGAGCATATCATAACATATTCGCGGCGCGCACCCATGTGGTTAAAATAACATACTTCGCTATGCGGCGGGCTGTGAGGTAAAAGATAGGTGGGAAGACCGGGCAATCAGATCAATATTCTGGGCCCGGAATCATCGAAATTTGATGAGATCATGCTTGGCAAATCAAAATTTAAGTCCCTATGCGAATGAACCAGTCACATTTCGGCAGAACTGGAAATTTTTGATGTAATTTGCCCAGAATTTGTCGAAGTAATCAAATCTTAAACATCGTTTGGCTTTGTGGACCAGATTAGATAAAATTTACCGGTCTATCCCAATTATCCTTACGTGATCTGTGATGTGCTTTATATTTATTCACGTTattctattgttttatttatttaccttGTTTGCAGTGCGGGCCCGTGTGTCCGGCCTCGCATATACATTCACCCGTTTCTGGGTCACAGCCGCTCCCCTCGCAACGACAATCCTGGAGACAGTTCAAGCCCCAGCGACCCTTGATACACGCTGGACCGAACGAAAAGAGATTCAGTACACAACAATCAACATGAAAATGGATGGCTGAGGAAAATGGGAAAGCGCTGATGATATTTGGGAATCCAGAAGCAACTGTCTTGTTTTTTTATGTCCTGTTTTTTTCGTGTttctttctgtttttttttctttttattcgtAGTATAACAAGTGCAATGTCTGTGAGATGGTCGAGGCAAGTTTTGTATTCTATTGCCGACTTGATATTGCTGTATATCGGAAGGTGGATTCAGGTCGCTACGAAAGCTCTAGACACAAGCATGCAGACGATAATACAACATGGAAAAATTGTACGGAAGACAAAACAAAGACAAAGACGAAATAGCCTGCTACATCTGCACTAATGCCGGGGTTAATCGAAATGAATAGAATTCTAGATTTGGCGAGGTGATTTATCATCTATTCTGAAagttatttcttcaaactagttatatatatttcgaattgaattcattcacCAGTTTTATACTGAATTTTATTTATAGGAAGGATGAAAAGTAATCGGATTTTGAATAGGGTAGACACACAATGGTGGTTTTAGATTACAAGCAGCAACAGTTGAAATACGGAGGAAAACAGTTAACTTATATTTCAAGCTTTTAAAGGTTGAGTTATATGAATTTCTTCTGTTTTATTCAAGGCTGTAAGACATTCGGCGAAAAGTCTTAGGGGTcgctttaaaaaaaaagaattcttaAGTTGCCAGCGTTGAATTTCGAtagaatcacaaaaacactaAAGGTTTTTATACATTCGGCGGCTAAAACCTACATTTTCTATAATGTGTTAAACAGACACTGCACTTATTTTTCTCTCgatattttcttattatttaTTCGCTTTTAGAGGACCTCGCATGCAGAAGGAAAACCATCATGCAGGTTTCATATCGCGGGAATTGGGTTCAGCGAAAAGTTTTAAACAAGACATTCTTTTTTGTTGGACCGTTTATGTCAGGAATTGGCAAAATGTTTATGGAAAGTGGCGAATATCACTGCTGGAATGAGGTTTTGATAGTTAGATCCGGATTAGGAGTCATCAGCAATGAATTCGTATTCATTGGACAATGCTACAATGAGCATTTTTAAAGTTTAATATTTATCTATTAATATGGAGCATTTTTGCATTGTCCAATGAACGTGAAATGATACATGAATCTGAAAACAAGAAATATATAGTTTATGAAATTTATAGAAATTTGATAACGCACCTTTAATCAATCAATAACTTTAATCATATATTTAGATGTTTTTAACTATGACATCGATGGCTTTTTGAGATAGATGCGCaattaagaaaatattaaGTCATGgccaaatttctttttatggATTTTTTGATAGCAAATGTTGGAAAATTGAAGAAAGAATGATTAACAGCTCTTCACAACGGGCAAAATCAAAACAGTCATGTTTTCGTATAGGATTCCAAGAATACAAAAAGGACGAAGCAAAATGACCACGCATTTTCGCTGAGACTTTGCTTGGATTTTACCCGTTCGGTGTTGAAATACTGTTACGAAGAGAAAAAGCCAGAACGAgcaaaaagatgaaaaaattgGTAAGTCATAGGTCCCCTAAAAGTACCATTAACCTACACATGATAGTCCAGGCATGCCTACATGGCAGGCAGATCTCTTTTCAGAATAAAACCATCACCTAATTGTTTTCTACACTATTCGGGAGGGGACGCATGTCAAATATCATCAGAGCCAACTACCAAATATGCCTGATAACGATGCCTATCGCCTGACGCTAAACAAAGCTCGTGAAGCGTGTCTGGTTTgtacaaatttgaaatcatctTTCGTAGTTGACTCTGGTATAAAAATCGGATGCTAAAAGATCTCTAGAATCGTGGGAGTGATCGAAATAAAGAATCGAAAGTTCGCGTAGTAAGATATCGTCGACTTACGCTGATCGCAACGATCGCCGACCCATCCTATCGGACAATCCTGCATACATTGTCCAGTCTCGTGATCGCAGACGGTTCGCGAGCTACACTGGCACAATTTCGAACATCCTAAACCGTAGTAGCCATTACGGCATTTGCTGTTGCATCGGGCGCCTTCGTAACCTTTCTTGCATTTACAATCACCGGTCTGcaattgataatttcaaacaatttcGATTACGGAACTGATACTTTCCTAAACCACCCGGGCAAAGTCGGTACCACGTAACGCCAGGTTTTTTGTATGTTATACCTCAGCATCACAGCCGGTAGACCTCTCCTGGTTACATTTACACTGCTTAACGCAATTCGGCCCGTAGGTGTTTTTCGGGCACGGCAGGTTGCACTGAGGTCCGAAGAGTCCCGGGGCGCACTCGCAGTAACCGTACTTGCGATTACAATGGCCGCTAGCGCACGTCTGCGGGCAAGTCTTGTCGCAACTCGCTCCGTACTTTCCAGGCGGG
This Tubulanus polymorphus chromosome 7, tnTubPoly1.2, whole genome shotgun sequence DNA region includes the following protein-coding sequences:
- the LOC141909356 gene encoding uncharacterized protein LOC141909356 isoform X5, whose protein sequence is MTSITHWINRILQNFLLIYLLKLKWNSAVELKAGMPNVCPYQEVEMLGVRRPCVRAFTQLVKVWKPNCGYMRNWCVGYERRTRYYTTYRQTFHRTYVTKYKCCETWKQRDGDSGCFQRTTETSPKNPPKNKEICDSSRCFNGGTCTADQNNPCQCAPGFKGPRCQYDKNECAENNGGCEVNCCNTIGSFYCKCPAGLVLAYDGIHCKDVDECAKANGGCQGRCVNTHGGYRCECPAGQRLGPDRRSCVPDGGCHVDNGGCKQLCMPGFNGHFQCGCNQGYQLAADAKSCEEVNPCKVNNAGCEQKCVNYAGKARCQCYKGYRLRQDKKTCEDIDECAAANGGCSQACANTQGSFACTCLPGFSPGMDGKCYRIEVEVVDDCKTDNGDCDHVCKHGAGGPICSCYKGYMLQADGKTCKDIDECNKGTDCCSQLCHNSVGRYSCSCKPGFRLASDGCGCEDINECEDNRAGCEQKCVNSEGSYQCICSAGYIIAEDGKRCIAAPSLKGNENEPVRGDLLPGTIRYQTTPPAIIPMTENLDLHEELMQPATQVVCVPGTFGVDCTYSCSDCANGGMCNAALDGCECKPGWMGELCNNTCPTGMYGEGCNQICSCQNGGRCDPATGACRCPPGVKGSSCEDGCPPGKYGASCDKTCPQTCASGHCNRKYGYCECAPGLFGPQCNLPCPKNTYGPNCVKQCKCNQERSTGCDAETGDCKCKKGYEGARCNSKCRNGYYGLGCSKLCQCSSRTVCDHETGQCMQDCPIGWVGDRCDQPCIKGRWGLNCLQDCRCEGSGCDPETGECICEAGHTGPHCKQEEERYMNIECAAGKWGINCANECSCENGATCNPETGECVCKPGWFGQHCSEGCPPGRYGSQCLLRCLCENGGTCDPVSGKCNCTNGWTGQLCDRACPAGTFGRNCKQRCNCSNSAECDPQTGDCICAPGWHGLGCNEKCDNGTYGPGCKRICKCANGAHCDHISGACRCGPGWRDTHCEKPCPDGFFGIDCKDVCNCENGARCSPVDGQCSCAAGWIGTGCLRRCPASTWGRDCRHKCKCKNGAACDPITGQCVCKPGWRGLQCEQACPSGYHGQGCARPCICVNSGVCHPVSGECNCPAGWTGMACELSCSEGRYGSNCTERCECVNGLSCNRFTGQCHCRPGFGGEKCNAKCKKGYYGQDCQEKCMCQNKAKCHSETGNCHCRAGWRGHFCEKACLPGYYGLNCKQKCRCPQGEPCDHISGECDCPAGFTGLACDRRCSKDKWGPNCRNECKCGRNYMCDPISGDCICRSGHRGKHCNRGCKVNMYGPDCLSKCKCQNGASCDIVTGQCVCPVGFVGPTCKHKCPKGSYGHLCSKKCKCENDATCDHVTGQCGCQSGYYGKNCDRACPDNTFGPDCSGICQCKNSGFCDPETGMCTCGIGWMGPACTEPCPDGLFGPNCTQNCQCQNGASCGRFSGCCNCKPGFYGQQCEFSCPPGLYGESCSKRCDCVNGAVCDSETGQCICKDGYRGNRCEKVCKDGKWGPKCKKKCKCEGNVAVCNPITGDCDCPSGKMGNKCLKDCPRARYGPNCTFTCDCENSSGCDSVTGACKCKEGWIGAQCQTKEA